A segment of the Streptomyces sp. NBC_01235 genome:
GCGATCGCCGGCGAGGCGAACGCGGGCACGCTCCGCTACCTCCTGGTCGCCCCCGCCGGCCGCACCCGCCTCCTCCTGGCCAAGTACGCGACCGTCCTGACCTTCTGCCTGGCGGCCACGCTCGTGGTCGCGCTCTCGGCGCTGACGGTCGGGGCGTTGCTCTTCCCTCTCGGTGACCTGACGACGATCTCCGGCACCCGGATCGGCTTCGCCGACGGGCTGCTGAGGGCCCTGCTGATCGCCCTGGTAGTCGCCGCGTCACTGATCGGCGTGGCGGCGCTCGGTCTGTTCGTCTCCACGCTCACGAGCAGCGGCATCGCGGCGATGGCGACGACGGTGGGCCTGCTGATCACGATCCAGATCCTCGACCAGATCCCCCAGCTCCACGCGTTCCAGCCGTACTTCTTCTCGCACTACTGGCTGTCCTTCGCCGACCTCATGCGCGAGCCGGTCTACTGGGACGACCTCCAGAAGAACCTCGGCCTCCAGGCCCTGTACGCGGCGGTCTTCGGCTCGGCGGCCTGGGCGCGCTTCACGACGAAGGACGTCACGGCCTAGCCGGAGCCTGGCCGAGGCCTAGCCGGCCGTCTCGTAGGCGAACCGGGCGAGGGGCGCCTCCTGGGCGAAGAACGTCTTCGCGCGCGTCAGCGCCTCGGTGTCCTTCAGGACGTCGCCGGGCTTGCTGCCGTTGCCGAGCAGCACCCCGCCGAAGCGCATCCCCAGGTACGCGGCCGAGTTGTTGAGCGTGCCGACGAGCGGGTCGGCGACCACGGGCTGGGCGTCCGCGAGCGCGGTGACGCCCCAGAGGGTGCGCCCGGCGAGCGTCGCCTTGAAGTCGACACCGGGGGTGCGCAGCCAGCCCGACCAGTGGTCCAGGTAGCGCTTGGTCTGGCCGGAGACCGAGTACCAGTACAGCGGGGACGCGATCACGATGTCCGTCGCGGTGAGCGTGGCGTCGAACAGCAGCGCCGTGCTGCCCTCGGTGGGGCGGACGCGGTCGGCGTCGTGCCGCAGGTCCTCGAAGTCGGGCAGGGGGTGTTGGACGAGGCTGATCCACGTCTGCTCGACGTCGGAGGGCAACTGCTCGGCGGCCTCGCGGGCCAGCAGTTCGGTGTTGCCGTCCGGTCGGCTGCTGCCCAGTACGAACAGGAAGCTGCGGTGCGCCATGATCAGATCCCCCAAGTAGTCGGCGTGCGGCGATAGTCTGCCTCTGCATTATATGTGCACGCAAGTAATTATCGATAGGGCTTCGTGCCCCGGGCGGCCGCCAGCAGCGACCTCTCCCCGCCGTGGGCCGCGACCACCTGCAACCCCACCGGGCAGCCGTCCGTGCCGATTCCCGCCGGGAGACTGATCGCCGGGTGACCGCTGAGGTTGAAAGCCCAGGTGAGGGCGGTCGAGTAACGGTCGCCCGGACCTTCGTGACCATGCGCGGCATTCGGGGTCGTGGGCGTCAGCAGCAGGTCGGCATGGGAGAAGAGGTCGGCCAGCAGCCGGTCGTTCACCTCGCGGATCCGTGCGGCCGCGCGGAGGTCCGAGCCCGGGGTGCGCAGTGCGAGCCAGGCCGGGGCGGGGTCCTCCAGACGCAGGAGCGCGTCAGAGGTGGGCAGCCGTACGACACCGGCCTCGGCGAGGCGTTCGGCGGCGGCACGGGCGAGGGCCAGCGGCTCGGGGTCGGGGTCGGCGAAGCCCAGATCCGGAGAGAAGACGGCGAGGGGCGGGGCCGGGGGCGGGACGGAAACCGTGGTCCCCGTCCCCTCACACGCCTCGGCCCCCGTCACGCGCGCGTGCGCTTCC
Coding sequences within it:
- a CDS encoding flavodoxin family protein, with translation MAHRSFLFVLGSSRPDGNTELLAREAAEQLPSDVEQTWISLVQHPLPDFEDLRHDADRVRPTEGSTALLFDATLTATDIVIASPLYWYSVSGQTKRYLDHWSGWLRTPGVDFKATLAGRTLWGVTALADAQPVVADPLVGTLNNSAAYLGMRFGGVLLGNGSKPGDVLKDTEALTRAKTFFAQEAPLARFAYETAG
- a CDS encoding ABC transporter permease, whose product is MSQAETERAAEAEAEVEAEAEAETGAESVGSPLPRAASPRPRSRSWTWTFGLLRSELLTTFRRWRTLALLGVLAAVPVLVGIAVKIETSEGSSAGRGGGGGGGGGGPAFISQVTNNGLFLVFTALAVTLPFFLPMAIGVIAGDAIAGEANAGTLRYLLVAPAGRTRLLLAKYATVLTFCLAATLVVALSALTVGALLFPLGDLTTISGTRIGFADGLLRALLIALVVAASLIGVAALGLFVSTLTSSGIAAMATTVGLLITIQILDQIPQLHAFQPYFFSHYWLSFADLMREPVYWDDLQKNLGLQALYAAVFGSAAWARFTTKDVTA